A genomic window from Punica granatum isolate Tunisia-2019 chromosome 2, ASM765513v2, whole genome shotgun sequence includes:
- the LOC116197725 gene encoding protein argonaute 10, with protein sequence MPVRQMKEESSQQHPIVIKTHLQNSMNHPHKSPKAPQNGKCPPRQDLAPNSNKSQNETSPNSSNKNRSRRRGRGGRKSDQGDACTRPSSRPCTAADKPVASEDRLMGVIVPRTPNECAQNSRSLVKFPSSSRSCNFAPRPGYGQAGTKCIVKANHFFAELPQKDLNQYDVTITPEVASRTVNRAIMAELVRLYRESALGMRLPAYDGRKSLYTAGELPFVAKEFRIKLLDDDGGISGPKREREYKVVLKFVARANLHHLGEFLAGKRADAPQEALQILDIVLRELSTRRFCPIGRSFFSPDIRAPQRLGEGLESWCGFYQSIRPTQMGLSLNIDMASAAFIEPLPVIEFVGQLLGKDVLSRQLSDSDRVKIKRALRGVKVEVTHRGNVRRKYRVSGLTSQPTRELVFPVDDESNMKSVVEYFQEMYGFTIQYTHLPCLQVGNQKKANYLPMEACKIVEGQRYTKRLNEKQITALLRVTCQRPRDRENDILRTVQHNSYDQDPYAKEFGIKISEKLASVEARILPAPWLKYHETGKEKDCLPQVGQWNMMNKKMINGMTVNRWACINFSRSVQDSIVRGFCNELAQMCQVSGMEFNPDPVIPIYNARPEQVEKALKHVYHAAMNKTKGKELELLLAILPDNNGSLYGDLKRICETDLGLISQCCLTKHVFKISKQYLANVSLKINVKMGGRNTVLLDAISCRIPLVSDIPTIIFGADVTHPENGEDSSPSIAAVVASQDWPEVTKYAGLVCAQAHRQELIQDLYKTWHDPVRGTVSGGMIRDLLISFRKATGQKPLRIIFYRDGVSEGQFYQVLLYELDAIRKACASLEPNYQPPVTFIVVQKRHHTRLFANNHRDRSSVDKSGNIMPGTVVDTKICHPTEFDFYLCSHAGIQGTSRPAHYHVLWDENNFTPDGIQSLTNNLCYTYARCTRSVSVVPPAYYAHLAAFRARFYMEPELQQENGSSGTGSGNKTKGSRTESGVKPLPALKENVKRVMFYC encoded by the exons ATGCCAGTGAGGCAAATGAAGGAGGAGAGCTCACAACAGCATCCCATCGTGATCAAGACCCACCTCCAAAACTCCATGAACCATCCCCACAAGTCCCCTAAAGCCCCTCAGAACGGCAAGTGCCCGCCGCGGCAAGACCTGGCTCCTAACTCCAACAAGTCCCAGAATGAGACCTCCCCGAACTCGTCCAACAAAAACCGGAGCCGGAGGCGGGGACGGGGCGGGAGGAAATCCGACCAAGGCGATGCCTGCACGAGGCCGAGCTCTCGTCCTTGTACTGCTGCCGATAAGCCTGTTGCTTCGGAGGACCGGCTTATGGGAGTCATCGTCCCGAGAACCCCGAACGAGTGTGCTCAGAACAGCAGGAGCTTGGTGAAGTTTCCGAGCTCGAGCAGGTCATGTAACTTCGCCCCTAGGCCCGGCTATGGGCAAGCAGGGACTAAGTGCATAGTGAAGGCCAATCATTTCTTCGCAGAGTTGCCACAGAAGGACCTGAATCAATATGAT GTCACTATTACACCAGAGGTGGCATCAAGAACCGTGAACAGGGCAATCATGGCAGAACTTGTGAGGCTGTACAGAGAATCTGCGCTCGGAATGCGACTTCCCGCCTATGATGGCCGGAAGAGCCTGTACACAGCCGGTGAGCTCCCCTTTGTGGCGAAGGAGTTCAGGATCAAGCTCTTAGATGATGATGGTGGTATCAGTGGCCCCAA GCGGGAAAGAGAGTACAAAGTGGTGCTTAAGTTCGTTGCGCGGGCAAACCTGCACCATTTGGGAGAGTTCCTAGCTGGTAAACGGGCCGATGCTCCACAAGAAGCTCTTCAGATACTTGACATAGTACTTAGAGAGCTTTCAACAAGGAG ATTTTGCCCAATTGGCAGATCTTTCTTCTCACCAGATATCAGAGCTCCTCAAAGGCTGGGCGAGGGATTGGAATCATGGTGTGGCTTTTACCAAAGCATCAGGCCAACCCAGATGGGTCTATCGTTGAATATTG ATATGGCTTCGGCAGCATTTATCGAGCCTCTTCCTGTGATTGAATTTGTGGGCCAGCTTCTGGGCAAAGACGTGTTATCAAGACAATTATCTGATTCTGATCGTGTGAAG ATTAAGAGAGCTCTTCGTGGAGTGAAAGTGGAAGTAACGCACAGAGGGAATGTACGAAGGAAGTATCGCGTTTCGGGGCTCACGTCTCAACCAACGAGAGAGCTGGT GTTTCCTGTAGATGATGAATCGAACATGAAGTCAGTTGTAGAATACTTCCAAGAGATGTATGGCTTCACTATTCAATACACACATCTTCCATGTCTTCAAGTGGGAAACCAAAAGAAGGCTAATTATTTACCAATGGAG gccTGCAAAATTGTTGAGGGGCAACGGTATACGAAGAGGCTGAATGAAAAGCAAATTACTGCCCTCCTAAGAGTCACATGCCAAAGACCAAGGGATCGTGAAAATGACATCTTGAGG ACGGTGCAACACAACTCATACGATCAAGATCCTTATGCGAAGGAGTTTGGCATCAAAATTAGTGAAAAGTTGGCCTCTGTTGAAGCTCGTATCCTTCCTGCCCCTTGG CTGAAATATCACGAAACTGGGAAGGAGAAGGATTGTTTGCCTCAAGTAGGTCAATGGAACATgatgaataaa aaaatgataaatggaATGACCGTGAATCGGTGGGCATGCATCAATTTTTCACGGAGCGTGCAGGATAGTATCGTGAGGGGATTCTGTAATGAGCTGGCCCAAATGTGTCAAGTTTCTGGAATG GAATTTAATCCCGACCCTGTTATACCAATCTACAATGCAAGGCCTGAGCAGGTCGAGAAAGCGTTGAAGCACGTTTATCATGCAGCCATGAACAAAACGAAGGGAAAAGAACTTGAACTTTTACTGGCTATTCTGCCTGACAACAATGGGTCCCTCTATG GTGACCTTAAGCGAATATGCGAGACTGATCTTGGGTTGATATCCCAGTGCTGTCTCACAAAGCATGTCTTCAAGATAAGCAAGCAGTACCTTGCTAACGTCTCACTGAAAATCAACGTTAAG ATGGGTGGTAGAAATACGGTTCTTTTGGATGCAATTAGCTGCAGAATTCCCCTAGTCAGTGACATACCAACCATCATATTCGGGGCAGATGTGACCCACCCAGAAAATGGGGAAGACTCGAGCCCCTCTATAGCTGCT GTAGTGGCATCCCAAGACTGGCCTGAAGTGACCAAATACGCGGGACTGGTATGTGCGCAGGCTCACAGACAGGAACTCATACAAGATTTATACAAGACATGGCACGATCCTGTTCGTGGAACTGTCAGTGGCGGCATGATTAG GGATCTCTTGATTTCATTTAGAAAGGCCACAGGGCAGAAGCCGCTCAGAATAATCTTTTACCG GGATGGAGTCAGCGAAGGGCAATTTTATCAAGTACTCTTGTATGAATTGGATGCAATTCGGAAG GCTTGTGCGTCTCTGGAACCAAATTATCAACCGCCAGTGACATTCATTGTGGTACAGAAACGGCACCATACTCGGTTGTTTGCTAACAACCACAGAGACAGAAGCAGTGTAGATAAGAGTGGGAATATCATGCCTG GTACGGTGGTTGATACCAAAATCTGTCATCCAACTGAATTTGATTTCTACCTCTGCAGTCATGCTGGGATTCAG GGTACAAGTCGGCCGGCTCATTATCATGTTTTGTGGGATGAGAATAATTTCACACCTGACGGAATTCAGTCGCTCACTAACAACCTTTGCTACACATATGCGAGGTGCACGCGTTCTGTCTCAGTTG TACCTCCAGCTTATTATGCACACTTGGCGGCATTTCGAGCACGGTTCTACATGGAACCTGAGCTGCAACAAGAAAACGGCTCAAGTGGCACGGGCAGTGGGAATAAGACGAAGGGGTCCCGGACAGAGTCTGGAGTGAAGCCATTGCCTGCCTTGAAGGAGAATGTGAAGAGAGTAATGTTCTACTGTTAG